The following are from one region of the Rhodocyclaceae bacterium genome:
- the rpsI gene encoding 30S ribosomal protein S9: protein MANKQFYGTGRRKSAVARVFISSGTGKFIVNDKPVDEFFSRETGRMIVRQPLVLTNHIGTFDILVNVDGGGESGQAGAVRHGITRALIEYDAELKPPLRKAGLVTRDAREVERKKVGLRKARRAKQFSKR from the coding sequence GTGGCGAACAAACAGTTCTATGGCACCGGCCGACGCAAGAGCGCGGTCGCCCGCGTGTTCATCAGCAGTGGCACCGGCAAGTTCATCGTCAATGACAAGCCGGTCGACGAGTTCTTCTCGCGCGAAACCGGCCGCATGATCGTGCGTCAGCCCCTGGTGCTGACCAACCACATCGGCACGTTCGACATCCTCGTGAACGTCGACGGTGGTGGCGAGTCCGGGCAGGCCGGTGCAGTGCGCCATGGCATCACCCGCGCACTGATCGAATATGATGCGGAGCTGAAACCGCCGCTGCGCAAGGCCGGGCTGGTGACACGCGACGCGCGCGAGGTCGAGCGGAAGAAGGTCGGTCTGCGCAAGGCGCGGCGTGCCAAGCAGTTCTCGAAGCGCTGA
- a CDS encoding N-acetyl-gamma-glutamyl-phosphate reductase yields MTTANTTTDIRRAEPGGASGRRLRIGIVGGTGYTGVELLRLLAAHPNADLRAITSRKEAGMPVAEMFPSLRGRVGIAFSDPASAALTDCDVVFFATPHGVAMDAAPGLLEAGVRLIDLAADFRLRDPAEFERWYKMPHACPALLEEAVYGLPEVNRAAIRSARIIGLPGCYPTSVQLGYKPLLAAGLVDPLHLIADCKSGVSGAGRKAEVGTLFSEASDSLKAYGVSGHRHHPEIVQGLRRVTGGDVGLVFTPHLTPMIRGIHSTLYARITKEADFQKLFEDHYRGEPFVDVMPAGSMPDTRSVRGANTCRIAVHRPQGGDTLTVLSVIDNLVKGAAGQAVQNMNLMFDLPEDAGLTQIALLP; encoded by the coding sequence ATGACGACCGCGAACACGACAACGGATATCCGCCGGGCTGAGCCTGGTGGCGCATCCGGCCGGCGCCTGCGCATCGGAATCGTCGGTGGCACGGGCTATACCGGCGTGGAACTGCTGCGCCTGCTGGCTGCCCATCCGAATGCCGACCTCAGGGCGATCACCTCTCGCAAGGAAGCCGGCATGCCGGTGGCCGAGATGTTCCCGAGCCTGCGCGGACGGGTCGGCATCGCGTTCTCGGATCCGGCCTCGGCAGCGCTGACCGACTGCGACGTCGTGTTCTTCGCCACCCCGCACGGGGTAGCGATGGATGCGGCGCCAGGCCTCCTGGAAGCGGGTGTGCGCCTGATCGACCTGGCAGCGGACTTCCGGCTGCGCGATCCGGCCGAATTCGAGCGCTGGTACAAGATGCCGCATGCGTGCCCGGCGCTGCTGGAGGAGGCGGTCTACGGCCTGCCAGAGGTCAACCGCGCGGCGATCCGCAGCGCGCGCATCATCGGTCTTCCTGGCTGCTACCCGACCTCGGTGCAGCTTGGCTACAAGCCGCTGCTTGCCGCCGGGCTGGTCGACCCGTTGCACCTGATCGCCGACTGCAAGTCCGGGGTCTCCGGCGCCGGGCGCAAGGCGGAGGTCGGTACGCTGTTCTCCGAGGCGTCCGACAGCCTGAAGGCCTACGGGGTTTCCGGGCATCGGCATCATCCCGAGATCGTCCAGGGTCTGCGCCGTGTCACGGGCGGAGACGTCGGGCTGGTGTTCACCCCGCACCTGACGCCGATGATCCGTGGCATCCATTCGACGCTCTACGCCCGCATCACGAAAGAGGCCGATTTCCAGAAACTTTTCGAAGACCACTACCGCGGCGAACCATTCGTCGACGTGATGCCGGCCGGCAGCATGCCCGACACCCGGTCGGTGCGTGGCGCGAACACCTGCCGCATCGCGGTGCACCGGCCGCAGGGCGGTGACACCCTGACCGTGCTGTCGGTGATCGACAACCTGGTGAAGGGTGCTGCCGGCCAGGCCGTGCAGAACATGAACCTGATGTTCGACCTGCCGGAAGACGCAGGCCTCACCCAGATCGCGCTGCTCCCCTGA
- a CDS encoding polymer-forming cytoskeletal protein has protein sequence MIFSKSASKPQTRIDCLIGAGTNIHGNITFSGGLRIDGFVRGDIVAVDDKPSTVVLSEKARVEGEIRVSHVVVNGTVVGPIIGAEYLELQPKAVVTGDVSYRTIEIHLGAVLQGRLLHSEEARSEKIVSFKSAAAE, from the coding sequence ATGATTTTCAGCAAATCCGCCAGCAAGCCGCAGACCCGCATCGACTGCCTGATCGGGGCCGGCACGAACATCCACGGCAACATCACGTTCAGCGGTGGCCTTCGCATCGACGGCTTCGTGCGCGGCGACATCGTTGCCGTCGACGACAAGCCCAGTACGGTCGTGCTGTCCGAGAAGGCGCGGGTCGAGGGCGAGATCCGGGTGTCGCATGTAGTGGTCAACGGTACGGTGGTCGGGCCGATCATCGGTGCCGAGTACCTCGAACTGCAACCGAAGGCTGTGGTCACCGGGGACGTCAGTTACCGCACGATCGAGATTCACCTCGGTGCCGTCCTGCAGGGCCGGCTCCTGCATTCAGAAGAGGCGCGATCGGAAAAGATCGTTTCGTTCAAGTCGGCAGCGGCTGAATAG